TTTAACGACAATGTCTCCCCGTTCGAGGCCCGCTTTTGCTGCAGGACGATCGTCCATTACGGCATCGATACGTAGGCCCACACCGTCCGCTACATAATCCGGCATAATGCCCATGCTTACCTTGAAGGTACTGCGCATGGTCTGCTCGTCTTTCGTTTTGGTAAACGCGATCGCTTCAGGGCTATCAAGCGCTTCGATGACGTCAACAACATAAGAAGCAATCTGCTCAATACCGGCAAAATTGACCAACGGGCTATCATCTGATGCCTTGTGGTAGTCGGGATGCTGTCCTGTAAAGAAGTGTAGCGCAGGAATGTCTTCAAGGTAGAATGAGGTATGATCAGATGCGCCTACACCTGATTCATGTTTTTTGAGATCAAAGCCGGCCGGCTTCGTACGTTCAAGCACCTCATCCCATACTGGTGACGTACCGGTTCCGTTGATGGCCAGCACGTTGTTTTCATTGAGTCGGCCCACCATATCGAGGTTGATCATATAGTTGACCTTGTCGAGATCCGGGATATCCTGTTTTACAAAAGCTTTTGAGCCATACAAACCAAGTTCTTCACCAGAAAAGCCAACAAAGAGGTAGTTGTTGCCTGTTGCATTTGCAGCTTTGAGTTGGCGTGCAATTTCGATAACACCGGCAACTCCGCTTGCGTTATCATCTGCCCCGTTATGAATGGCAGGCTCATTGGGCTGACGCGAACCAAAAGCGCCATGCCCAAGGTGGTCGTAATGCGCACCAACAATGACGGTATGGTCCGCATTGTTGTCGATATAGCCGGCGACATTTACTCCTACACGCGCTTCGCCTGAACCGGGTGCTGCATGCGGATTGCTGCTGTAGGTAAAATCAAATTTGTGATACCAGGATCCGTTATAAGGCTCCAGGCCGAGTGTTTCAAACCGATTTGCGATATAGGCAGCGGCACGCGCTTCTCCATCTGTGCCTGTTTCACGGCCTTCGAGATAATCAGAAGCGAGATATACCACATCCACTTCGATGGATAACCGTGTTTCTTGCGCAAGCGCTGGCAGGGATAGCATAGTGCCCAGCACAACACAGACAGCAATTCGGGAAAAGCTTCTATATAGAGTCATAAGATGTATACAATCCAAAAGGTTAATGCTCTTTTTTAAAAGACGCTTTGACGTACGAGTTTCCGTAAACACGCACGCCTATTTTTTTGCAGCTGTTTATTATAACGCTATTTACTTTCTGCGCAGTTTTATTTCCTCAATGAAGCTACCTGCTCTCCGACAAGCGCCGGCATAAGGGCAGCAACATCACCGATCGCTTTCCCGTGTGTTGTGGCTTGCACCTGACAAACAGCAACGGCCGGCGCGAGGGCTTCACGGGCAAGTTCTGCACGAGCCGGCCCTAAAATTCGATCACCAAGCACAACAGCCAGCGTCCCCAACACAATGGCCTGCGGATTGAGTAAGTCTACTAACAGGGCAAGGCCGCGTCCCATCCACTTGCCGGCTTCTGTTGCAACCTGCAACGCTTCCGGATCGTCGGCCAACATCGCATCAACCAGTTCGCGAATTGTGGTATTTGCCTGCCATCGCGTTGGATTGTGGAGATGGGCAAGCGCTACCAGTCCGGCGCCGGAAGCAAAACCTTCCCAGGAGCCTGTTTTACCAAACCCGGTTGGGCCACGTTCTGCCAATCGCCAATGCCCTATTTCGCCGGCCGTCTCACTCCGGCCATACAACACCTGTCCGTTGATGATCACGCCGGCGCCAATCCCGGTGCCAAATGTCAAAAACACCAGGTCTCTAATTTCAGGCTGTTGACGCCCAATCCCAAAGTGGTACGCAGCAAGTGCGCCGGCATTGCCATCGTGCTCGATGTACACGGGCAAGAGCGGAAAGGCATCCATTAGGTGCTGTTTGAGGGATACACCATGCCACCCGGGCAAATGCGGGGGGTTCACCAGTTCGCCGGCTTCAACGCGCAACGGTCCTCCAATCGACACCCCAATGGCCTGCATCTTGCGGCCGGCAGACCGCGCATGCGACCGTATTTCTCTGGCTATATCCAACATGGTCGGAAAAGTATTGCCGAACGGCGTCTCTGCGTTGGTGGGCATTTCAACGCGTTGTAGAATTTCACCTTCCACTGTGCCTTCTACAATGGCAGTTTTGGTACCGCCTATATCAAATCCGAGAATCGTCTGGGTTAATGCCCGCAGCACAGCCAGCTTCAGGTTAGTTATATGATTTTGAGGTGATCCGCAACTTTAAAATGAAGACTTTGGGGTAGTTCGCAGATCCCTAGTAGCTCACGTAAAGTGTGGGATGCGGCGCCTAGTTGGACAAGGCGAGGTTTTTCGAGAATGACGCAGTGCCGCCATCCAGAAAATCCCGAAACTCATCAACAGAAGCAGTGCCACTCATGCGCGCCAGCAAGATCTGCGTTGCAGGATGCACAACGGCATAGGTGGGGAGCGCAACTGTGCCTGTAAGGTTCAATTGATAGCGCTGAAGCGTTGGGCCTTCATCGATATCATCGGTGTAGAGCCGCAGCAACACAAAGTCGTTTTCAAAGCGCTCGGTGATCGACTGGTGCAAAAACACAGTGGACTCCATTTGCCGGCAATTGGTGCAGGTATAACCGGTAAAATCGATAAACACAGGCTTGCCGGCTGTTGCAGCAGCAGCAAAAGCAGCGTCAATGTCTTCATACCAGTTTTCGTCACCTATACTTTCGCCTGCGGTGCGCGGCAAGGCAGCCAGCAAACTAATGTCGGTACCCTGTCGAGGTGGCAAAAAGGCATCCAGGTTATTTAGGGGTGCACCGAGCAATCCGGGTAGCATGTACAATGAAAGACCAAAAAATCCGATAGCCGTGATCAGCCGGAGCGTCCCAATTTCCTGGTCTGCAGGTTCGTGCTTGAGCCGTAGTTTGCCGATTAAATAAATCCCTGTGAGGAAGAAGATGACTACAATCACGGCAATGGCAAGCGGACGAGAAATCAAATTCCATCCCCATACCAGGTCGGCGTTTGACAGAAACTTGATGGCAGCAGCCAGCTCAATAAAGCCGAAGACAACTTTCAGGGTATTCATCCAGTTGCCCGAAGCCGGCAGCCGGGAGAGCCCAGAAGGAAACATGGCAAATAGCACAAAAGGCAGCGCGAATGTGGCGCTAAAAATCAACATCCCAATAACAGGATATATCCACTCTCCGCCGGCTGTTGCGGCCAGCAATGTGCCGACAAAAGGTGCCGTACACGAGAAAGAAACGAGCGTAAGCGTTGCCCCCATGAACAACACGCCAGCATACCCTTTTTGCTCGTTGCTCTGCCGGTTAAAGTAGTTCAATAAGCCGTTAGGCAAGCGTAGCTCAAACAATCCAAGTAAGGACAGTGCAAATACAATAAACACCAACCCGATCAGCAGATTCACCCAGGGATTTGCAGCAATGACTTGTGCACCCGAGGCGCCAATCAGGAAAGACATCAAAACGCCAAGGCCCGTAAAAATCACAATAATCGATAGGCCATACACGCTGGCCATCCGAAAGGCTTCACCACGATCGCTGCTGTGCTTGGTAAAGTAGGAGACCGTGAGCGGAATCATCGGGAAGGTGCACGGCATCAGCAACGCACCAAGGCCGGCGCCAATGGCAAGCAACAAAAAGCCCCAGAAGCCGCCGGCGCGGGACCCCAGAGAGCCTACCGATGCGACACTGTTTTCGGGCGCGGTCGCCGTTGGTGCAGATTCGGTTGGCGCTATGCCCCCAGGCGCAATTTCGATGGGTGCTACTTCGGGTGAAGCTATTTCCGCTAGGGCGCCAGAAACGGGAGCACCAACGCCGTTTCGGACTTCGTATCCTACGCTAAACTCGCCTTTAGCGGGCGGTAAACAGATACCCAGTTCATCGCTACAGATCTGAAACCCTACAAAGCCGGCCAGTGCATTTTTGCCATTAACTACGTCTTCGTTTATATCGTAGCGCACATCAAGCAAGACGTTGTCAAGGAAGTACTCAACATCCATTTTGAAGTTTTTGTCGAATGCTTGCCTGGGTGTCGACTGAATCACTTCACCTTGCTGCACAAATCCGGCGGGCAGGGCCTCGAGGTTGAACGTCATGCCACGGATGGGCTTCGGAGAATCCATGGCGTACATTTTCCAGCCTTCTGCAATCGTTGCCTCAACTTTGAGGTCAATTTCATCACCGGGCTGCAAAACATCCTCCGACAAGCTGGCACGCCAATTCACATAATCAGCGGGTGGGCCAATTTGCTGGGCTCCAGCAGTGCCGGCGAGCCAACTGGAAACGAGGAGGAAAAGTAGGGTACGCAGATACATTAACCGTGAGCGTTTGAATACCAAGAATCCACCAACACCCGCAACAGTGTTTAACGTGGACAACCGTACATACAGAATACAAAAAAAGGTGCTCGAAACCGTATCGGTAACGAACACCTTTTCTGAATGTTGCAAGCCTGAAGGCGCGTACTTACGCCTCTTCTGCCGGCTCCTGAATGGGCTCAACACGCACTTTAACGCTTGTTGCGATATCAGAAGTGAGCTTGATACTGGCAGTGTATACACCAAGTACCTTGATCTCTTCGTCCATGTCGATGCGCCGGCGGTCGATTTCGTATCCCTGCTTGGCAAGCTGCACGGCAACCTGCGTTGGGGTTACGGTGCCAAAGATGCGATTTTCTTCACCAACTTTGACTTCTACTACAACTTCGACTTTTTCCAGTGCTGCTGCGAGCTTTTCATTCTCTTCCCTACGCTGGGTAATCCGGCGGGAAGCCTGGCGCATCATCTCTTCGTGCTCTCTGATTGCGCCTTCTGTAGCAAGCTTGGCAAGTCCCTGGGGGATCAGGTAATTACGTCCAAATCCGTTTTTTACGGTGACGATTTGTCCCTCATCACCCAGCTTGGGGATGTCTTTTTTAAGTATGACTTTCATATTATCGTACCGTATCAGAAACGAA
This Bacteroidota bacterium DNA region includes the following protein-coding sequences:
- a CDS encoding M20/M25/M40 family metallo-hydrolase; translation: MTLYRSFSRIAVCVVLGTMLSLPALAQETRLSIEVDVVYLASDYLEGRETGTDGEARAAAYIANRFETLGLEPYNGSWYHKFDFTYSSNPHAAPGSGEARVGVNVAGYIDNNADHTVIVGAHYDHLGHGAFGSRQPNEPAIHNGADDNASGVAGVIEIARQLKAANATGNNYLFVGFSGEELGLYGSKAFVKQDIPDLDKVNYMINLDMVGRLNENNVLAINGTGTSPVWDEVLERTKPAGFDLKKHESGVGASDHTSFYLEDIPALHFFTGQHPDYHKASDDSPLVNFAGIEQIASYVVDVIEALDSPEAIAFTKTKDEQTMRSTFKVSMGIMPDYVADGVGLRIDAVMDDRPAAKAGLERGDIVVKLDEFEINNINDYMMALGKLEKGQKTTVVVKRGDKRVEKDIQF
- a CDS encoding ROK family protein — protein: MLRALTQTILGFDIGGTKTAIVEGTVEGEILQRVEMPTNAETPFGNTFPTMLDIAREIRSHARSAGRKMQAIGVSIGGPLRVEAGELVNPPHLPGWHGVSLKQHLMDAFPLLPVYIEHDGNAGALAAYHFGIGRQQPEIRDLVFLTFGTGIGAGVIINGQVLYGRSETAGEIGHWRLAERGPTGFGKTGSWEGFASGAGLVALAHLHNPTRWQANTTIRELVDAMLADDPEALQVATEAGKWMGRGLALLVDLLNPQAIVLGTLAVVLGDRILGPARAELAREALAPAVAVCQVQATTHGKAIGDVAALMPALVGEQVASLRK
- a CDS encoding cytochrome c biogenesis protein CcdA; its protein translation is MYLRTLLFLLVSSWLAGTAGAQQIGPPADYVNWRASLSEDVLQPGDEIDLKVEATIAEGWKMYAMDSPKPIRGMTFNLEALPAGFVQQGEVIQSTPRQAFDKNFKMDVEYFLDNVLLDVRYDINEDVVNGKNALAGFVGFQICSDELGICLPPAKGEFSVGYEVRNGVGAPVSGALAEIASPEVAPIEIAPGGIAPTESAPTATAPENSVASVGSLGSRAGGFWGFLLLAIGAGLGALLMPCTFPMIPLTVSYFTKHSSDRGEAFRMASVYGLSIIVIFTGLGVLMSFLIGASGAQVIAANPWVNLLIGLVFIVFALSLLGLFELRLPNGLLNYFNRQSNEQKGYAGVLFMGATLTLVSFSCTAPFVGTLLAATAGGEWIYPVIGMLIFSATFALPFVLFAMFPSGLSRLPASGNWMNTLKVVFGFIELAAAIKFLSNADLVWGWNLISRPLAIAVIVVIFFLTGIYLIGKLRLKHEPADQEIGTLRLITAIGFFGLSLYMLPGLLGAPLNNLDAFLPPRQGTDISLLAALPRTAGESIGDENWYEDIDAAFAAAATAGKPVFIDFTGYTCTNCRQMESTVFLHQSITERFENDFVLLRLYTDDIDEGPTLQRYQLNLTGTVALPTYAVVHPATQILLARMSGTASVDEFRDFLDGGTASFSKNLALSN
- the rplI gene encoding 50S ribosomal protein L9, which produces MKVILKKDIPKLGDEGQIVTVKNGFGRNYLIPQGLAKLATEGAIREHEEMMRQASRRITQRREENEKLAAALEKVEVVVEVKVGEENRIFGTVTPTQVAVQLAKQGYEIDRRRIDMDEEIKVLGVYTASIKLTSDIATSVKVRVEPIQEPAEEA